One genomic region from Xyrauchen texanus isolate HMW12.3.18 chromosome 4, RBS_HiC_50CHRs, whole genome shotgun sequence encodes:
- the LOC127636312 gene encoding WD repeat-containing protein 36-like has protein sequence MLEEPPASRHHRDEEPVMLVKDLGPSAVEAELRSLSPDMSGDVRVMQSFLKMIISILQSKRDFDLAQAYSALFLKLHLQLIAEQPELMEEALRVSRLLKETWISLQTLLNQNICLLSYIKSALL, from the exons ATGTTGGAAGAACCTCCTGCATCTCGACATCATCGAG ATGAGGAGCCTGTGATGCTGGTGAAGGATTTGGGCCCCTCTGCTGTTGAAGCAGAACTTCGGTCCCTGTCTCCAGATATGAGTGGAGATGTCAGAGTCATGCAGAGCTTCCTGAAGATGATCATCAGCATTCTTCAATCTAAAAGAGATTTTGACCTGGCTCAAGCCTACTCAGCATTGTTCCTTAAG CTGCATCTTCAGCTCATCGCGGAGCAGCCGGAGCTGATGGAGGAGGCACTGAGAGTGTCCCGACTTCTGAAGGAGACGTGGATCTCCCTGCAGACGCTCTTAAACCAAAATATTTGTCTGTTGTCATACATCAAGAGTGCACTGCTGTAG